ATAAAATCACCGCCAAAAAACTGAAAGCAAAATTTTCAAAAAACCCTAAATGGTGCGTGATTTTAGAAAGCTTATAAAAACCAACCGCTCCGGCAATAAACCCAAGCGCGCACAAAAAAAGAGACAATAACACGATATAAGCCAATTGATTATTGAAGAGGTTAGAAATTTGAAACGATTTCGCTCCGCTTGAAACAAGAAAAAGCACCAACAAAACAGCCCCACACAAAGGGGCGAAGAAATAGCCCAACAAGCATTTTTTAATGAATTGCAACTCTTTATTTTGGTGGATATGGATAATGTTTTTCAAAAAAAATCTTTATTTAAAAGTGGTCCCGCCATCTACAACGATCGTTTGCCCTGTAAGCCAACCGCTTTGGGTCTCATCGCATAAAAAATAAGCCGCTCCGGCTAGATCGTTAGGATTGCCCATGCGTTTTAGGGGCGATTGCTCTTCTACTTTTTCTTTAATCTCCACATAATCAGGGAAGGCTTTCAAAGCGTCCGTATCAATAGGCCCGCCACTAACCGCATTCACTCTAATGTTAAATTCGCCTAAATCCACAGCAGCGTATTTGACCATGGTTTCTACGGCATTTTTAGAATTGCCATGCCCAGCGTAATTAGGCATATAGACCAAATTCCCGGTAGAGCTTAAGCTCACGATCGCCCCACCGCCTATTTTTTGCATGCGTTTTGCCGCTTCTTGAGCCCCCACCACAAACGCTAACACGGTGGCTGTGTAAATGTTGTTTAACCCCTTAGGTTTTAATCGCATAAACGGTGCAAATCCCCCCACGACAGAACGCCCATAAATAATAGCGTTAGAAATAAAAAAATCCACTCTGTCAAAATCAGCGTCAATTTGCTTAAAAAGCTCTGTGTATTGCTCAGGCTCTAAAATATTAAGGGGGTAGGCTTTGGCTTTAATGGAATACTTTTGCTCCACATCTTCTATAATTTTGTTGGCTTCTTCAACATTTTTATTGTAAGTGAAAGCGATATTCACGCCGCTTTGAGCGAAACGATACAATATCGCCTTGCCAATCCCTCTAGTCGCGCCGCTAATCACTAGGGTTTTATTTTTCATGTGATTGGAACCATTCATGCAATTACCTCATATTGTTGTAAAGTTTTTTCTAAAAGTTTGATCGTTTCTTTGCTTGGGGCCACTAAAGGCAGTCTGTAGCTTGGGTTTTCAATCAAGCCGGCTAAATGCATAGCCATTTTAATAGGGATAGGGTTCGTTTCCACAAAAAGGGCTTGGTGCAAACTAAAAAGCTTATTTTGGATTTCTAGGGCTTGTTGGTATTTTTGCTTAATCGCACAATTGACCATTTGTGAAATCAAATTAGGCATTAAATTACCGGTCACTGAAATCACGCCACACCCCCCTGAAAACATGATAGAGTGGTTGAGCGAATCTTCCCCGCTAAAAATTTTAAAATCTTTTTCATAATAATGCAATTCTGTTACTCTTTTCAAAGAACCAGACGCTTCTTTAATGGCTTTAATGTTAGGGATTTCTCTAAAGAGTTTGAGAGCGGTTGGAACTTCAATAGACACGCCTGTTCTACTTGGCACATCATAAAGCATGACAGGGATTTCCACTGATTGAGCGATAGTTTTATAATGTTCAAACAAGCCTTGTTGGGTGGGGCGGTTATAATAGGGGCTTACGCATAAAATCGCATCTGCACCGATTTTTTGAGCGAACT
This DNA window, taken from Helicobacter pylori, encodes the following:
- the dapA gene encoding 4-hydroxy-tetrahydrodipicolinate synthase yields the protein MQFHSSSALITPFKKDLSVDEAAYETLIKRQIFQGMDACVPVGTTGESATLTHKEHMRCIEIAIETCKSTKTPSNSRMKVLAGVGSNATSESLSLAKFAQKIGADAILCVSPYYNRPTQQGLFEHYKTIAQSVEIPVMLYDVPSRTGVSIEVPTALKLFREIPNIKAIKEASGSLKRVTELHYYEKDFKIFSGEDSLNHSIMFSGGCGVISVTGNLMPNLISQMVNCAIKQKYQQALEIQNKLFSLHQALFVETNPIPIKMAMHLAGLIENPSYRLPLVAPSKETIKLLEKTLQQYEVIA
- a CDS encoding enoyl-ACP reductase — its product is MNGSNHMKNKTLVISGATRGIGKAILYRFAQSGVNIAFTYNKNVEEANKIIEDVEQKYSIKAKAYPLNILEPEQYTELFKQIDADFDRVDFFISNAIIYGRSVVGGFAPFMRLKPKGLNNIYTATVLAFVVGAQEAAKRMQKIGGGAIVSLSSTGNLVYMPNYAGHGNSKNAVETMVKYAAVDLGEFNIRVNAVSGGPIDTDALKAFPDYVEIKEKVEEQSPLKRMGNPNDLAGAAYFLCDETQSGWLTGQTIVVDGGTTFK